A single region of the Paraburkholderia sprentiae WSM5005 genome encodes:
- a CDS encoding HU family DNA-binding protein, giving the protein MNKQELIDAVAGQTGASKAQTGETLDTLLEVIKKSVSKGEAVQLIGFGSFGSGKRAARTGRNPKTGETIKIPAAKTVKFTAGKAFKDSVNKR; this is encoded by the coding sequence ATGAACAAACAGGAACTGATCGACGCTGTCGCAGGACAGACGGGCGCCAGCAAGGCTCAAACCGGTGAAACGCTGGACACGTTGCTTGAAGTGATCAAGAAGTCTGTGTCGAAGGGTGAGGCGGTCCAGTTGATCGGCTTCGGCAGCTTTGGTTCGGGCAAGCGCGCAGCGCGTACGGGTCGCAATCCGAAGACCGGCGAAACTATCAAGATTCCGGCCGCCAAGACCGTCAAGTTCACGGCAGGCAAGGCGTTCAAGGACTCGGTCAACAAGCGCTAA